The DNA window GGGTGTTGCACTCTAAGGCGTTCCGCCGCCTGAAGCACAAAACGCAGGTCTTCCTTGATCCTGAAGAAGACCACTATCGCACGCGCCTGACGCACACGCTGGAGGTGGCGCAGATTGCCCGTACGATCAGCCGCGCCCTGCGTCTCAATGAAGACCTGACCGAAGCCATCGCGCTGGCGCACGATTTGGGGCATCCGCCGTTTGGACACGCGGGGGAGCAGGCGCTGGACGAGGTGTTGCAGGAATATCTGCCCGGCAAACGCTTCCGCCACTGGGAGCAGAGCCTGCGCGTGGTGGACGTGCTGGAGCGAGAGGGCAGGGGACTGAACTTGACCCACGAGACGCGGGAAGGTATCCTGTACCATAGTAAAGGTAGAGCCGACCTCGACGCCGACCTTCTGCCCGATGAATGCACGCTGGAGGCACAGGTAGTGCGCATCGCCGACCGAATCGCCTATGTGAATCACGACATCGACGATGCCATTCGGGCGAGGGTCATTCAGCCGAACGATTTACCGTCAGAGTGCGTCCAATTGCTTGGTGAAACTTCGTCTGAGCGCATCGAGTCTATGGTACTGGATGTGATTGAAAACAGCCTGGGGTGCGCTCACGTTTGTATGAGCGTCCCCGTACAGCAGGCGACAGACAGGCTGAAAGAGTTCCTGTTTGAACGGGTGTATCAGGAAGAGGCTATCGGCTTGAAGGAGCTGCAAAAGGCGAAGGGTATCTTGAAGGCACTGTTCCGCTTCTATATGGAGCATCCGGAGCTGTTACCACAGAGCGGGCGGCGATTGACCGATAATACCAGTGTGGAGGCTCTGGCGCAGGCGGTGTGCGACTACCTGGCAGGTATGACCGACCGCTTCGCCATGAACACCTACAGCAACTATTTTGTGCCGCGCATGTGGCATATCACCTCCTGACAAGGAGAAACGACGATGGAAGACTCTCAGAACATGCGAACCGGTATCTTCTGCTCCTGCGGGCAGCGCATCTACGAAAAGGATGTGGTGCAGCGGGGCTACTACCTGCGTCGAGTCGGCTCGAACTTTGTGTATATCCGTTACCGGTGTCCCAAATGCAAGCGGCTCGGCGAGCAGTTCATCCGGCAGGAGGCATGGAACGAGCGACTGCTGCGCGGCGAAGCCAACGAACTCACCCCCTCGGAGAAAGAGCGGGTGGAAAAACTCGGACCGATTACCATCGATGAGATGATCGACTTCCACGAATACCTGGAGCAAGACCCCTCCCTGCGCCTGATGCCGGATAAGTAGCACCCTACACCAAAAGCCAGCTGTAAAGGGCAGAAACTGGGTATTTCGCTGACGATTGGCGTGATGGGAGCGAATAGTCTCCGAAAGCCTCACACTGTTCAGCAAGACGAGAGGCTGCAGGAATCCTTCTGCCGAACAGAGAACCCCCTCCACATAAACCGTGCGTCAGGAGGAAAGGTGATGGCGTTCAAACAGTCGTTCTCGTGGTGGTGCTTTGCCGGGCGACCAGATATCGGTGGCGATGCCGCGAAGTTGCTCCAAGGGGCAAAATCCATCGGATACGATGGGGTCGACCTCGCCCCGACCGAGATACTGGATATGGTCAAGGAGCACGGGCTGGAAATAGCCAGCTATGTGGGGCACGCCTCGCTGACCGATGGGCTGAATCGGCGCGAAAACCATCAACGCATCGCCGAGGAACTGCACCGCAACATCGAACTGGCGAAGAAGTATGGCATCCCCAATCTGGTATGCTTCTCGGGCAACCGCAACGGGCTGGACGATGAGCGCGGCGCGGAAAACACCGCTGAGGGACTGAAACTGGTCGCCAAAGCGGCGGAAGAGGCTGGGGTGATGCTGGTGGTGGAGCTGCTCAACTCCAAAGTCGACCACAAGGACTATCAATGCGACCGCACTGCATGGGGCGTGAAGGTGTGCCAGATGGTGGGTTCGCCCGCGGTGAAGCTGCTGTACGACATCTATCACATGCAGATTATGGAAGGCGATATCATCCGCACCATCCGCCAGAACATTCAGTGGATCGGGCACATGCACACCGCTGGCAACCCCGGGCGCAACGATATGGACGAGACGCAGGAGCTGTACTACCCCGCCATCGCCCGCGCCATCCAGGAGACGGGCTACGACCGCTGGGTAGGGCACGAGTTCATCCCCAAGGGCAACGATACCTTCGCCGCCCTGCGCCACGCCTACGAGCTGTTCCGGGTGTAATCGTTCGCCATGCCCCTGTCGCCAACCGACAGGGGCGACCGCGGCTCCCCTGTCATCCTCTTTCTCAATGGCTCAATGGAAGGAATCCCTCTAGATATGATAAAATATATATTGATGTAGAACTCTAATTAGCAGCGCCGTTCACGTTGTTGGATACATCTGGATAGACAAGCCCGGTTGGCTTGCCTGGGAGGGTTCCGGAAAACGGGAGCAGAACAGCAGTTCTGGGGCAACGGATTGAGGAGTGAGGGAGCAGCAAGCATGGAACAGCAAGTCACACGCCGTCAGTGGCTGGCATTTCTGGTGAAAGCATTGGGAACTGTTTTGGCATTCGCGTATGGCATTCCCGTGCTGGCGATGGTGATTGTTCCTGCCTTTCGCAAACAAAAGTCGCCATGGATTAAGGTTGGCGAAATCAAAGAGTTTCCTGCAGGCGAACCCAAAGCGGTGACCCTGAGCTATCAGCGACGGGATGGCTGGGTTATCCGCACCGTTCGCAGCACAGTGTATGTGGTAAACGGCACAGATGGCTCGCTCAAGGTGCTTTCCAATATCTGTACTCACGCCAGCTGCGCGGTGCGCTGGGAAGCAAGTAAGAGCGCCTTCTACTGCCCGTGCCACGTCGCGTATTTCGACGCGGATGGTAAGGTGATACAGGGTCCGCCCCCACGCCCTCTGGTGCAGTACCCGTACAAGGTGGAAGGTGGCTCGCTGTATGTGCGCCTGGATAACGTATAGCGCGTCGCAAGGAGGTAGATAACCATGTTGCGCAAGCTGCTTGACTGGCTGGAGCGGGAGACCGGCGTTATCAGCGCCTGGGGGCGTTTCTGGGCGCAGCCTCTGCCCCAAGGGGTAGGCTGGTGGCACATCTTCGGGGCGTTGACGCTGATAACACTGGTCATACTGTTCCTCACTGGCGGCGCGCTGATGTTCTACTATAGTCCTACCCCAGACCAGGCCTACGCTTCGGTGCAATATATCGAACATTATTTGCCTGCCGGACAGTTCATCCGCGCCCTGCACTACTGGGCAGCACGGCTTATCGTGCTGCTGGTGATCATCCATATCGTCCGGGTGTTTCTGTGGGGAGCCTACAAGCGTCCCCGCCAGATGATATGGGTTAGCGGAGTGTTGCTGCTGTTAGTGGTCATTGGCTTTGGATTAACCGGCTATGCGCTGCCGTGGGACCAAAAGGCGTATTGGGGCACGGTGGTGCGTCTGAAGATTGCCGAGGGCATCCCACTGATTGGCCCGTCCGTGGCTGCCTTTCTGCGTGGCGGCGACACGGTGGGCGCGGTCACCCTGATGCGTTTCTTTGTGTTGCACGTGTTTGTGCTGCCTGCGCTGGTCTTCCTGCTGACTGCATGGCATGTGATACAGGTGCGCCGTCTGGGGGTAACGCCACCGGGTGTGCAGGTTACTGAGGAAGCCAGTGTGCCGCACACGCAAATGCTATACCCCGACCACACCGCTCGTATTGCCGTGGGAGCCCTCATCCTCTCGGTGTTGCTCATCGGGCTATCGTTGCGGTTCCCTGCGCCGCTCGAGCCGCGTGCGAATCCCTTAGACACGGCATACAAGCCACATCCCGATTTTTATGTGCTATGGATGCACGAGCTGGTCAACCTCTTCCCGCCTCATTTAGAGTTCGTGGGCTCGTTTGTGTTGCCGACCATCCTGCTGCTGTTGCTGCTTGTGGTGCCTTTTGTGGAGCGCAATCCCGAGCGTCAACCGAGGAAGCGACTGAAGGCACTGAGTGCAGGTACTTTGGTACTGCTGGCGATCGTCGCGCTTAACGTGAAGGGGATGGAAGCCCTGCCGCAGCCAGAGCGGCTGTCCCCTCTGGAGCAGCGCGGGCAGCAGATTTTTGTGGAGCTGAAGTGCTACTCCTGTCACGGCATCAACGGCGGCGGCGGGCCCGTAGGGCCCGACCTGGGTCTGGGAGGCAAACGCGACCCGGAGATGGTGCGTGCCCTGCTGCGCAACCCGTCCGCCCATAACGCCCATACTATCATGCCTGCCTACCAGCTGCCCAGGGAACAGGAAGATGCGCTGGTGGCATATATCGTCAGCATCGGCCCAAACTCCAAAATGCCGCCCATTCCGCCGACGGAGCCCGAGAAACCTGCTTCGCACTTCGAGGAGAACTGGTTCGTGAACCACAAGTTCGAGGTGCGCAAAGACCCCGGCAGCTGTAGCGACTGTCATAAGCCGTTCTTCTGTCAGGCATGCCATCAGAACCGCCGCCCCAGCTCACACGATGCCCAGTGGCTGAAGTTCCACTTTGGCAACGCCGCCGAGCGACCGGAGATGTGCGCCACCTGTCACTCACCGGACTACTGTGAGACCTGCCACAAGGTCATGCGCCACGATACCCAGTGGTTGCGACAGCATGGGGCGAAGTTGAACGAGCTGGGCGACAAAATGCGTTGGTCGGGAGAGACCATGAGGCAGCTGTGCAGTCACTGCCACACGCCGCAGTCGTGCCAGAACTGTCACGGCGTACCGATGCCACATCCCGAAGGCTGGGACGAGAAGCACGCGCAGGTCGGGCATCAGAACCCGGCGCTGTGCCAGCGGTGCCACAACTTCCAGTCCGACACCTGCCAGACCTGCCACCAGATGCGCCCCTCCTCCCACACGGAGGACTTCCGCAAGGAGCATCCCCGCCGCATCACCGATAGTGGCGCGAGCTGTCAGGTGTGTCACGGGCGCAACGCCTGCATGGACTGCCACAAGGTGCCCATGCCGCATCCGCCAGATTTTGGCGAGTCGCACGCTAAACTGGGGCAACAGCGGGGCTGGAAAGGTTACACTGGAGTGAAGAAGCTGCAGGCAGCGCAGTGCGCTACCTGCCATGATGTCAAATACTGTAATCAGTGCCATCAACCGTAGAGGGTAAACACCCGTTGCCGCTTAGCGTTGGTGGGCAGCCCGACCATGCTGAAACACCTGCTAAGCGGTTTACCCCTTGACGGCTCCGGCGGTCAGTCCCGCAATGAACTCCTTCTGCAGTAACATGAAGAGGATAATCACCGGTAGCACGCTCAGCAAAGTGCCCGCCATCAGCGTGCCGTACTGTTGTTGATATAACCCCACCAGCTGGTTCAGCGCGATGGGCAGGGTGAACCGTTCGGTCTTGTGCAGGATGATCTGGGGCCAGAGGAAGCTGTTCCATGTACCCATAAAGCTGATGAGGCAAAACGCGCCAATCATCGGGCGGGAGACAGGCATCACGATGTCCCAGTAGATACGGAACTCCGAGCATCCGTCGATTCGCGCCGCGTGGAGCAGCTCATCGGGTACTTGCAGGATGGATTGACGGAACAGGAAGATGCCGAACACGCTGACCGCGCCGGGCACTACCAGCCCTGCGTAGCTGTCCACCAGCCCCATTCGGTAGATGAGTTCGTACAGCGGCGCCATCAACACCTGACTGGGCAACATCATGGTGGAAAGCATCAGAATCATGATGGGCTTTTTACCTTTGAAGTCGTACTTTGCCAGCGCGAAGCCCGCCAGCGAGGAGAAGAACAGCTGCACAATGACCATCGTGCTGGCAACGAAGATGCTGTTTATCATATAGCGGTGGAAGGGTACGGTGCTGAACAGGTCGCGGAAGTTATAGGTGCTGAGGCGTGGCGCGAAGAAGGTGTAGCTGAACAGGTCATCGGGCGATTTGAGCGTTGCCGCCAGCAGCCACACCATCGGCGTCAGCGTCAGGGCGGCAAAAGCCAGCAGAGACAGGTTGACCACGAAGCGAGCGACTCGCTGAAAAGTCTTCATCAGTCTCCCCCCTTCCACGCGCCCGTCACGCGCATCTGCACCAGGCTAATCATCAGCACGCCCAGAGCCAGCGTCCATCCAACGGTCGAAGCGTAGCCCAGATCGCCCGTAATAAAG is part of the Bacillota bacterium genome and encodes:
- a CDS encoding ubiquinol-cytochrome c reductase iron-sulfur subunit; amino-acid sequence: MEQQVTRRQWLAFLVKALGTVLAFAYGIPVLAMVIVPAFRKQKSPWIKVGEIKEFPAGEPKAVTLSYQRRDGWVIRTVRSTVYVVNGTDGSLKVLSNICTHASCAVRWEASKSAFYCPCHVAYFDADGKVIQGPPPRPLVQYPYKVEGGSLYVRLDNV
- a CDS encoding cytochrome b N-terminal domain-containing protein; its protein translation is MLRKLLDWLERETGVISAWGRFWAQPLPQGVGWWHIFGALTLITLVILFLTGGALMFYYSPTPDQAYASVQYIEHYLPAGQFIRALHYWAARLIVLLVIIHIVRVFLWGAYKRPRQMIWVSGVLLLLVVIGFGLTGYALPWDQKAYWGTVVRLKIAEGIPLIGPSVAAFLRGGDTVGAVTLMRFFVLHVFVLPALVFLLTAWHVIQVRRLGVTPPGVQVTEEASVPHTQMLYPDHTARIAVGALILSVLLIGLSLRFPAPLEPRANPLDTAYKPHPDFYVLWMHELVNLFPPHLEFVGSFVLPTILLLLLLVVPFVERNPERQPRKRLKALSAGTLVLLAIVALNVKGMEALPQPERLSPLEQRGQQIFVELKCYSCHGINGGGGPVGPDLGLGGKRDPEMVRALLRNPSAHNAHTIMPAYQLPREQEDALVAYIVSIGPNSKMPPIPPTEPEKPASHFEENWFVNHKFEVRKDPGSCSDCHKPFFCQACHQNRRPSSHDAQWLKFHFGNAAERPEMCATCHSPDYCETCHKVMRHDTQWLRQHGAKLNELGDKMRWSGETMRQLCSHCHTPQSCQNCHGVPMPHPEGWDEKHAQVGHQNPALCQRCHNFQSDTCQTCHQMRPSSHTEDFRKEHPRRITDSGASCQVCHGRNACMDCHKVPMPHPPDFGESHAKLGQQRGWKGYTGVKKLQAAQCATCHDVKYCNQCHQP
- a CDS encoding carbohydrate ABC transporter permease; protein product: MKTFQRVARFVVNLSLLAFAALTLTPMVWLLAATLKSPDDLFSYTFFAPRLSTYNFRDLFSTVPFHRYMINSIFVASTMVIVQLFFSSLAGFALAKYDFKGKKPIMILMLSTMMLPSQVLMAPLYELIYRMGLVDSYAGLVVPGAVSVFGIFLFRQSILQVPDELLHAARIDGCSEFRIYWDIVMPVSRPMIGAFCLISFMGTWNSFLWPQIILHKTERFTLPIALNQLVGLYQQQYGTLMAGTLLSVLPVIILFMLLQKEFIAGLTAGAVKG
- a CDS encoding deoxyguanosinetriphosphate triphosphohydrolase, producing MTSISIRDGSIRQQIEQWELQTLSPYAAKSTQSRGRLRHEPPCPVRTCFQRDRDRVLHSKAFRRLKHKTQVFLDPEEDHYRTRLTHTLEVAQIARTISRALRLNEDLTEAIALAHDLGHPPFGHAGEQALDEVLQEYLPGKRFRHWEQSLRVVDVLEREGRGLNLTHETREGILYHSKGRADLDADLLPDECTLEAQVVRIADRIAYVNHDIDDAIRARVIQPNDLPSECVQLLGETSSERIESMVLDVIENSLGCAHVCMSVPVQQATDRLKEFLFERVYQEEAIGLKELQKAKGILKALFRFYMEHPELLPQSGRRLTDNTSVEALAQAVCDYLAGMTDRFAMNTYSNYFVPRMWHITS
- a CDS encoding TIM barrel protein; the protein is MAFKQSFSWWCFAGRPDIGGDAAKLLQGAKSIGYDGVDLAPTEILDMVKEHGLEIASYVGHASLTDGLNRRENHQRIAEELHRNIELAKKYGIPNLVCFSGNRNGLDDERGAENTAEGLKLVAKAAEEAGVMLVVELLNSKVDHKDYQCDRTAWGVKVCQMVGSPAVKLLYDIYHMQIMEGDIIRTIRQNIQWIGHMHTAGNPGRNDMDETQELYYPAIARAIQETGYDRWVGHEFIPKGNDTFAALRHAYELFRV